One segment of Alistipes finegoldii DSM 17242 DNA contains the following:
- the rpsO gene encoding 30S ribosomal protein S15, with amino-acid sequence MAYLTAEKKQELFGQYGKSNTDTGSPESQIALFSYRISHLTEHLKSNKHDFGTQRSLLRLVGKRRALLEYLKEVDIERYRAIVKTLNLRK; translated from the coding sequence ATGGCTTATTTAACAGCTGAGAAAAAGCAAGAGCTTTTCGGCCAGTACGGCAAGTCTAACACCGACACGGGTTCTCCTGAGAGCCAGATCGCACTGTTTTCGTACCGTATCAGCCACCTTACAGAACACCTCAAAAGCAACAAGCACGACTTCGGCACGCAGCGTTCGCTGCTGCGTCTGGTCGGCAAGCGCCGCGCGTTGCTGGAGTACCTGAAGGAGGTCGACATCGAGCGCTACCGCGCCATCGTCAAGACGCTCAACCTCCGCAAGTAA
- a CDS encoding FAD:protein FMN transferase: protein MTEKLIRKVWIAVSAAALWGCGGASSYTAVDGVMLGTTLHITADVQGVSPQELYAAVMELDREAKASMSIFDPGSLLSRLNRNETDSVDRHIAFNLHLADSIGALSGGRYDVTVKPLVEAWGFAGRQAERHPDVDSILAFVGREKVRVEEGRLVKADPRVQLDFNSIAKGYTVDLLARLVESFGARNYIVDIGGEVRCKGVNRQGGPWRIGIETPFDGNMSDGEYVQKRIRLTDGGLATSGNYRRFYLDADGNKVAHTIDPRTGRSAVSRLLSVTVAAPTCAEADALGTMFLAMGADDALKAVRTMPDVKVYFILADGADGYEEYISPAMEAMIMQ from the coding sequence ATGACAGAAAAGCTGATTCGGAAAGTCTGGATTGCGGTGTCCGCGGCCGCCCTCTGGGGATGCGGGGGCGCCTCCTCCTATACCGCCGTGGACGGCGTGATGCTCGGCACAACACTGCATATTACGGCCGACGTGCAGGGCGTCTCCCCGCAGGAGCTCTACGCCGCCGTGATGGAACTCGACCGCGAAGCCAAGGCGTCTATGTCGATCTTCGATCCGGGCTCGCTGCTGAGCCGGCTCAACCGCAACGAGACGGACAGCGTAGACCGCCATATCGCCTTCAACCTGCATCTGGCCGACAGTATCGGCGCCCTGAGCGGCGGCCGCTACGACGTGACGGTCAAACCGCTGGTCGAAGCGTGGGGGTTTGCCGGCAGGCAGGCCGAACGGCATCCCGACGTCGATTCGATCCTCGCATTCGTCGGCCGCGAAAAGGTCCGTGTCGAGGAGGGCCGGCTGGTGAAGGCCGATCCCCGCGTACAGCTCGACTTCAATTCGATCGCCAAAGGCTACACGGTCGATCTGCTCGCCCGGCTGGTCGAATCGTTCGGCGCCCGCAATTACATCGTCGACATCGGCGGCGAAGTCCGCTGCAAAGGGGTCAACCGGCAGGGCGGGCCGTGGCGCATCGGCATCGAAACCCCGTTCGACGGCAACATGTCCGACGGCGAATACGTGCAGAAACGCATCCGCCTGACCGACGGCGGTCTGGCCACTTCGGGCAACTACCGCCGCTTCTACCTCGATGCCGACGGCAACAAGGTGGCCCACACCATCGACCCGCGCACGGGGCGCAGCGCCGTGTCGCGTCTGCTCTCCGTGACCGTCGCCGCGCCGACCTGCGCCGAAGCCGACGCGCTGGGGACCATGTTTCTGGCCATGGGGGCCGACGATGCGCTGAAGGCCGTCAGGACGATGCCGGACGTGAAGGTCTATTTCATCCTCGCCGACGGGGCCGACGGCTACGAAGAGTATATTTCACCCGCCATGGAGGCGATGATCATGCAATAA
- a CDS encoding diacylglycerol/lipid kinase family protein: protein MKSAVFLYNTQSGKCKIERCTEAVCTVFRAYGYDIKPQLIDFGTNPFDGNEQIDLMVVAGGDGTVNYVVNAMKNKGLDIPLGVIPAGTANDFAGALGMSRHPLEAARQIASGAVDRVDCGCVNGLYFVNIFSFGIFTTTSQRTPDQRKHKIGKLAYLIEGVKELRAMHAVPLKVVADGQAFDFNSLMVLVFNGETAGGFRLARRSSVKDGLFDCIMLEKKNFLRSTLAMGRYLLRGNPKIVRHLQVRSLDIVSTVNEPTDVDGQKGAEFPLHIECIAGGLRIMCPRGE from the coding sequence ATGAAAAGCGCTGTTTTTCTCTACAACACCCAATCCGGGAAATGCAAAATCGAACGCTGCACCGAAGCCGTCTGCACGGTATTCCGGGCTTACGGCTACGATATCAAACCGCAACTGATCGACTTCGGCACCAATCCCTTCGACGGCAACGAGCAGATCGACCTGATGGTCGTGGCCGGCGGCGACGGCACGGTCAACTACGTGGTCAACGCCATGAAAAACAAAGGGCTGGACATCCCGCTCGGAGTGATTCCCGCCGGTACGGCCAACGACTTCGCGGGTGCGCTAGGCATGTCGCGCCATCCGCTCGAAGCGGCGCGGCAGATCGCCTCCGGCGCGGTGGACCGCGTGGACTGCGGATGCGTCAACGGACTCTATTTCGTCAATATCTTCAGCTTCGGCATCTTCACGACCACCTCGCAGCGCACGCCCGACCAGCGCAAGCACAAGATCGGCAAGCTGGCCTATCTGATCGAGGGCGTCAAGGAGCTGCGCGCAATGCACGCCGTGCCGCTCAAAGTGGTGGCCGACGGACAGGCTTTCGATTTCAACTCGCTGATGGTGCTCGTCTTCAACGGCGAGACGGCCGGCGGCTTCCGCCTCGCGCGCCGTTCGTCGGTCAAGGACGGCCTGTTCGACTGCATCATGCTCGAAAAGAAGAACTTCCTCCGCTCGACGCTGGCCATGGGCCGCTATCTGCTGCGAGGCAATCCGAAGATCGTCCGCCACCTTCAGGTGCGTTCGCTCGACATCGTATCGACGGTCAACGAACCGACGGACGTCGACGGTCAGAAAGGGGCCGAATTCCCGCTGCATATCGAGTGCATCGCCGGAGGTCTCCGCATCATGTGCCCCCGTGGGGAATAG
- a CDS encoding AraC family transcriptional regulator: MADSIKTTRATREGGRENLRKVSISRIKKEMSDVFYLSDDLVITTLDAQNNTTSDYPASIDGFSAIIMMTGEATVSIDMQNYNVKPNTIVFFNPDSIIRTVKCSSNAAAYFLAFSKSFVNEIQIDLSTSLPVYMRFGKAPVLEVTPQDVDQIRQLFQLIKTMLRSDKERYRHEIIRTLFTTAFYIITEINQREQPGEIKQGRCEVLFDEFMSLLQQYNKRERNVSFYAKQLNITPKYLSSVVKEVSGKTAARWIDESVILEAKALLKYSGMSIQEIAYHLNFSTQSFFGKYFKQHTGTSPSRYKRKG, translated from the coding sequence ATGGCGGATAGCATCAAAACGACACGCGCGACGCGGGAAGGAGGACGTGAGAATTTGCGGAAAGTTTCGATCTCACGCATCAAAAAGGAGATGAGCGACGTCTTCTACCTGTCGGACGATCTGGTTATCACCACACTCGACGCGCAGAACAACACGACGTCCGACTACCCGGCTTCGATCGACGGTTTCTCGGCCATCATCATGATGACGGGCGAAGCCACCGTGTCGATCGACATGCAGAACTACAACGTCAAGCCCAACACCATCGTCTTTTTCAATCCGGACAGCATCATCCGCACGGTGAAATGTTCGTCGAACGCCGCGGCTTATTTTCTGGCGTTCTCCAAATCGTTCGTCAATGAGATCCAGATCGACCTCTCGACGTCGCTGCCGGTCTACATGCGCTTCGGCAAGGCCCCCGTGCTGGAGGTCACGCCGCAGGACGTGGACCAGATACGCCAGCTCTTCCAGCTCATCAAAACCATGCTGCGCAGCGACAAGGAGCGTTACCGCCACGAAATCATCCGCACGCTTTTCACCACGGCGTTCTACATCATCACGGAGATCAACCAGCGCGAGCAGCCCGGCGAGATCAAGCAGGGTCGCTGCGAAGTGCTCTTCGACGAATTCATGTCGCTGCTGCAACAGTACAACAAACGCGAACGCAACGTCAGCTTCTACGCCAAGCAGCTCAATATCACGCCGAAATATCTCTCGTCCGTGGTCAAGGAGGTGAGCGGCAAAACCGCCGCGCGCTGGATCGACGAATCGGTGATTCTGGAAGCCAAGGCGCTGCTCAAATACTCCGGCATGAGTATTCAGGAGATCGCCTACCACCTCAACTTTTCGACCCAGTCGTTCTTCGGCAAATACTTCAAACAGCACACCGGCACCAGCCCCTCGCGCTACAAACGCAAAGGCTGA
- a CDS encoding site-specific integrase — protein sequence MKIPKATVTAVLYKSKTLASGEHPVMIRVCYNSKRRYKSTGLSCPAKWWNAAKQEVRERHPLAPNMNAIIGSELTALKNKVLDFERQGVPYSVQRIFEASVRKPPPRKTLYDLFEERIAYFRDTLQKHNTATGYQTLLHIVERFSQHRTVELFDVDGAWLGEFEEYLHARYADTSIKRFFSALKALMNYACQNGLLDANPFDRFRLSRRLDVRTAKRALATDELDSLIRYYLDTYYYKTRKRPDPRTMKRRCWRAPSCGCRGEERQASYDAEQFALSMFICSYIFQGLALVDLARLKWKDLVCVEIPDREKYDRDCAAYGPRYAEAHKETVAFYEINFVRAKTLHPIRILVEQRVAWPYMKPFARTAKGGAGDDFVFPIYFDDDPQRRFERITYANNVINQGLQRAAKRIGLSRKITFYSARHTYASRLYHADVPLPLIAQNMGRNPAEIETYLKEFDTDRIISANKRVWQIPGPASKDPKTGAGL from the coding sequence ATGAAAATCCCCAAGGCGACCGTCACGGCGGTCCTTTACAAATCGAAGACCCTCGCCAGCGGCGAACACCCCGTCATGATAAGGGTCTGCTACAACAGCAAACGCCGATACAAAAGCACGGGACTCTCCTGTCCGGCGAAATGGTGGAACGCCGCGAAGCAGGAGGTGCGCGAACGGCATCCGCTGGCCCCGAACATGAACGCCATCATCGGTTCCGAACTGACGGCGCTGAAAAACAAAGTGCTGGATTTCGAGCGGCAGGGGGTGCCCTACTCCGTGCAGCGCATATTCGAGGCTTCGGTGCGGAAACCTCCGCCCCGGAAAACCCTGTACGACCTCTTCGAAGAGCGTATCGCTTATTTCAGGGACACCCTCCAGAAACACAACACGGCCACCGGCTACCAGACGCTGCTCCATATCGTCGAACGGTTCTCTCAGCACCGGACCGTCGAGCTGTTCGACGTGGACGGCGCATGGCTCGGCGAGTTCGAGGAGTACCTCCATGCGCGTTATGCCGATACGAGCATCAAACGGTTTTTCAGCGCCCTGAAAGCGTTGATGAACTACGCCTGCCAGAACGGACTGCTGGACGCCAATCCGTTCGACCGCTTCCGTCTGAGCCGCAGGCTCGACGTGCGGACCGCCAAACGGGCGCTCGCGACCGACGAACTCGACAGCCTGATCCGTTACTACCTCGATACATATTATTATAAGACCCGGAAGAGGCCCGATCCCCGGACGATGAAAAGACGCTGCTGGCGCGCGCCGAGCTGCGGATGCCGGGGCGAGGAGCGGCAGGCGTCGTACGACGCCGAGCAGTTCGCGCTTTCGATGTTCATCTGCTCCTATATTTTTCAGGGGCTGGCGCTGGTCGATCTGGCCCGCCTGAAGTGGAAGGACCTCGTATGCGTGGAGATTCCGGACCGGGAGAAGTACGACCGGGATTGTGCGGCCTACGGCCCCCGGTATGCCGAAGCGCATAAGGAGACGGTCGCTTTTTATGAAATCAATTTCGTTCGCGCCAAAACCCTGCATCCGATCCGCATTCTGGTCGAACAGCGGGTGGCGTGGCCCTATATGAAGCCGTTCGCCCGCACGGCGAAGGGCGGCGCCGGAGACGACTTCGTTTTTCCGATCTACTTCGACGACGACCCCCAACGCCGGTTCGAACGCATAACCTATGCCAACAACGTGATAAACCAAGGGTTGCAGCGTGCGGCGAAGCGCATCGGCCTGTCGCGGAAAATCACCTTCTATTCGGCCCGTCACACCTATGCGTCACGTCTTTATCACGCCGACGTGCCGCTGCCCCTGATCGCCCAGAACATGGGACGCAACCCTGCGGAAATCGAAACCTACCTCAAAGAGTTCGACACGGACAGAATCATCAGCGCCAACAAGCGGGTCTGGCAAATCCCCGGCCCCGCCTCCAAAGACCCGAAAACCGGTGCCGGTTTGTAA
- a CDS encoding glycoside hydrolase family 2 protein translates to MKRYIATLLLLAACASVQAREVFPLNEGWRFFFKSENSSDNARHVTLPHTWNTDTGACGYFLETTANYQNDMYVPAEWASKRLFVKFYGVQNVADLFVNGYHVGAHRGGSTAFTFEITDKIRFGEDNALLVVVSNNSRDDVLPASTDMNLYGGIYREAELILTGKTAVSPLHLGSEGVLVRQNSVTSALVEGEAEIYLTSAGESTCMLTLDITAPDGRKVFTKRQKTRLDGRPVVIPFSIADPQLWSPSSPALYRVTASIGEETVTDSVTVRTGFRNIQVTTAGGLTINGERIPVHGVTLYHDNAISGGAVLAQDYDADLQQIRDLGANALRSAVMPHAQYLYDRCDEQGLLVWVDSPLHRSSFLGDVAYFATPQFEQNGIQQLQEIIAQNYNHPSVVMWGIFSRLWMRGDDVTPYLRRLNDTAHAMDRSRPTVACSDQNGGLNFITDLIVWRQDVGWRKGSTDDVAVWRNQLQKNWSNLRSGVCYGGSGFIGHKSYTAQTAPRSNWMPEERQTRFHEEYVKNLQNDSLFWGTWINNMFDYGSARRPYGINGEGLVTIDRRERKDAYYLYRALWNERKPTLHIVDKRRSLRDRNRQAFSVYSSVGAPTLFVGADTVAMTQYAACQYRSDSVEIQGIVQVKAVAGEQCDSVTLRVGNVLKPKRQPVPRRTAGPQQTN, encoded by the coding sequence ATGAAAAGATACATAGCAACACTCTTGCTCCTTGCCGCCTGCGCTTCGGTGCAGGCCCGCGAGGTATTTCCGCTCAACGAAGGATGGCGTTTCTTCTTCAAGTCGGAGAACAGCAGCGACAACGCCCGGCACGTAACCCTGCCCCACACATGGAATACCGACACGGGAGCCTGCGGTTATTTCCTCGAAACGACAGCCAATTATCAGAACGACATGTACGTACCCGCCGAATGGGCATCGAAACGGTTGTTCGTGAAGTTCTACGGCGTGCAGAACGTCGCCGACCTCTTCGTGAACGGCTATCATGTCGGCGCACACCGCGGCGGGTCCACGGCCTTCACCTTCGAAATCACCGACAAGATACGCTTCGGCGAGGACAATGCGCTGCTGGTCGTGGTGAGCAACAACAGCCGCGACGACGTGCTCCCCGCTTCGACCGACATGAATCTTTACGGCGGCATCTACCGCGAAGCGGAGCTGATCCTGACCGGAAAGACGGCCGTTTCACCGCTCCACCTCGGTTCGGAGGGCGTACTCGTGCGCCAGAATTCGGTCACCAGCGCGCTGGTCGAAGGCGAGGCGGAGATATATCTCACCTCGGCGGGCGAAAGCACCTGCATGCTGACGCTCGACATCACGGCCCCGGACGGACGCAAAGTCTTCACCAAACGGCAGAAAACCCGTCTCGACGGCAGACCCGTCGTCATCCCCTTCTCGATCGCCGATCCGCAGTTGTGGAGCCCCTCCTCTCCGGCGCTCTACCGGGTAACGGCCAGCATCGGCGAAGAGACCGTAACGGACAGCGTGACGGTACGCACGGGTTTCCGGAACATTCAGGTAACCACGGCGGGCGGCCTTACGATCAACGGCGAGCGCATTCCGGTTCATGGCGTGACGCTCTACCACGACAACGCCATTTCGGGCGGCGCGGTTCTGGCGCAGGATTACGACGCCGACCTGCAGCAGATCCGCGATCTGGGAGCCAACGCCCTGCGTTCGGCCGTCATGCCCCACGCGCAGTATCTCTACGACCGCTGCGACGAGCAGGGCCTGCTGGTCTGGGTAGACTCTCCGCTGCACCGCTCCTCGTTTCTGGGAGACGTGGCCTACTTCGCCACGCCGCAGTTCGAGCAGAACGGCATACAGCAGCTGCAGGAGATCATCGCCCAGAACTACAACCACCCTTCGGTGGTGATGTGGGGCATCTTCTCGCGGCTCTGGATGCGCGGCGACGACGTGACGCCCTACCTGCGCCGGCTCAACGACACGGCGCACGCAATGGACCGTTCGCGTCCGACGGTGGCGTGCAGCGACCAGAACGGTGGCCTCAACTTTATCACCGACCTGATCGTCTGGCGGCAGGACGTCGGCTGGCGCAAAGGCTCGACCGACGACGTGGCCGTATGGCGCAACCAGCTGCAGAAGAACTGGTCCAACCTCCGTTCGGGCGTATGTTACGGAGGCAGCGGCTTCATCGGCCACAAGAGCTACACGGCGCAGACCGCACCCCGCTCGAACTGGATGCCCGAAGAGCGCCAGACGCGCTTCCACGAGGAATACGTGAAGAACCTGCAGAACGATTCGCTCTTCTGGGGTACGTGGATCAACAACATGTTCGATTACGGTTCGGCGCGCCGTCCCTACGGCATCAACGGCGAGGGGCTGGTGACGATCGACCGCCGCGAGCGCAAGGACGCATACTACTTATACAGGGCTTTGTGGAACGAACGGAAGCCGACGCTGCATATCGTCGACAAGCGGCGCAGCCTGCGCGACCGCAACCGGCAGGCGTTCAGCGTCTATTCGTCGGTCGGAGCGCCTACGCTGTTCGTGGGCGCAGACACCGTGGCAATGACCCAATACGCCGCCTGCCAGTACCGTTCCGACTCGGTGGAAATACAGGGTATCGTGCAGGTGAAAGCAGTGGCCGGGGAGCAGTGCGACAGCGTAACGCTCAGAGTCGGCAACGTGCTAAAACCGAAGCGGCAGCCGGTCCCTCGGCGAACAGCAGGTCCGCAACAGACAAATTAG
- a CDS encoding WbqC family protein, protein MTVLPLAYLPSVEYFAHLLRGGCVVDLGEHFVKRSERNRARILATDGVMELTVHVRNANRPRQPVRDVRIDYSKRWQHQHWGALVASYKGSPYFDFYAEYFEPFYRREYGFLADYNRGLLELLCSLTHVPMPDFSESYVDAAAGDLDLRPKRKKEGPAFIAETYVQVFSDRMPFQPNLSVADLLFAEGPAAASVLARCRL, encoded by the coding sequence ATGACCGTTCTGCCCTTGGCATACCTCCCCTCGGTCGAGTACTTCGCGCACCTGCTGCGCGGAGGGTGCGTCGTCGATCTGGGCGAACACTTCGTGAAGCGTTCGGAGCGCAACCGCGCCCGCATCCTCGCCACCGACGGCGTGATGGAGCTGACGGTGCATGTGCGCAATGCCAACCGGCCCCGCCAGCCGGTGCGCGATGTGCGGATCGACTATTCGAAACGCTGGCAGCATCAGCATTGGGGCGCGCTGGTCGCTTCGTACAAGGGATCGCCCTATTTTGATTTCTACGCCGAATATTTCGAGCCTTTCTACCGCCGGGAGTACGGATTTCTGGCCGATTACAACCGCGGACTGCTCGAACTGCTCTGTTCGCTGACGCATGTCCCGATGCCGGACTTTTCCGAGAGCTATGTCGATGCCGCCGCCGGGGACCTCGACCTGCGTCCCAAGCGCAAAAAAGAGGGTCCGGCGTTTATCGCCGAAACCTATGTGCAGGTCTTTTCCGACCGCATGCCTTTCCAGCCTAATTTGTCTGTTGCGGACCTGCTGTTCGCCGAGGGACCGGCTGCCGCTTCGGTTTTAGCACGTTGCCGACTCTGA
- the ispG gene encoding (E)-4-hydroxy-3-methylbut-2-enyl-diphosphate synthase, translated as MNLSEYSRRPSGEVRIGRVVIGGGHPVAVQSMTNTDTNDTEACAAQIERIDRAGGGIVRLTAQGRREGENLANIVRRVREDGFDTAIVADIHFVPEVAAIAAKYVDKVRINPGNYRTDHGELEALIAQCRERGVALRIGVNHGSLSKRVFDRWGDTPQGMVVSAMEFLRVCKAQGFDQVVVSMKSSNTRVMVAAYRLLVEAMDAEDMHYPIHLGVTEAGNGIEGRIKSAVGIGALMADGIGDTIRVSLTEAPENEIPVAELLVKHFARRPGKFPVLHPERYSPTEYRRRTNVAVPVVHTEPLEGFCVIEAVSENPTAELRAAILNLDTPRPVVVKRRYGETSPETLAVKAAADLGVLFLDGLADGIWIDAPGFAEEEIRNIELMILQAARVRFSHTEYIACPSCGRTLYDIEKTLAAVKSRTSHLKNLKIGVMGCIVNGPGEMADADYGYVGAAPGRITLYKGRTVVERNIPQEEALDRLVELIRDNGDWVEP; from the coding sequence ATGAATCTTTCGGAATACAGCCGCCGTCCGAGCGGCGAAGTGCGCATCGGGCGGGTCGTGATCGGCGGCGGGCATCCTGTCGCCGTACAGTCGATGACCAATACCGACACCAACGATACCGAAGCCTGCGCGGCCCAGATCGAGCGGATCGACCGTGCCGGAGGCGGGATCGTGCGTCTCACGGCGCAGGGCCGCCGCGAGGGCGAGAACCTCGCAAACATTGTACGGAGAGTGCGTGAGGACGGTTTCGACACGGCGATCGTCGCCGACATCCACTTCGTGCCGGAGGTCGCCGCCATCGCCGCGAAATATGTCGACAAGGTGCGCATCAATCCGGGCAATTACCGTACGGATCACGGCGAGCTGGAGGCGCTGATCGCCCAATGCCGCGAGCGGGGCGTCGCACTGCGCATCGGTGTCAATCACGGGTCGCTCTCGAAGCGCGTTTTCGACCGCTGGGGCGATACGCCGCAGGGCATGGTCGTCTCGGCGATGGAGTTTCTGCGGGTCTGCAAGGCGCAGGGGTTCGATCAGGTCGTCGTGTCGATGAAGTCGAGCAATACGCGGGTCATGGTCGCCGCCTATCGTCTCTTGGTCGAAGCGATGGACGCCGAAGATATGCACTATCCGATTCATCTGGGCGTTACCGAGGCCGGAAACGGCATCGAGGGGCGCATCAAGAGCGCCGTGGGCATCGGGGCGCTGATGGCCGACGGCATCGGCGATACGATCCGCGTTTCGCTGACCGAAGCGCCCGAAAACGAAATCCCCGTCGCCGAACTGCTGGTGAAGCATTTCGCCCGGCGGCCGGGCAAATTCCCCGTACTGCATCCCGAACGCTATTCGCCGACCGAATACCGCCGCCGTACGAACGTCGCGGTGCCGGTCGTCCACACCGAGCCGCTGGAGGGCTTTTGCGTGATCGAAGCCGTGTCGGAGAATCCGACGGCCGAACTGCGGGCTGCGATCCTGAACCTCGACACGCCCCGGCCCGTCGTGGTCAAACGCCGTTACGGGGAGACTTCGCCGGAGACGCTAGCTGTCAAGGCCGCCGCCGATCTGGGCGTGCTGTTTCTCGACGGGCTGGCCGACGGCATCTGGATCGACGCGCCGGGCTTCGCGGAGGAAGAGATCCGCAATATCGAGCTGATGATCCTGCAGGCGGCGCGCGTGCGCTTCTCGCACACCGAATATATCGCCTGTCCGAGCTGCGGCCGCACGCTTTACGACATCGAGAAGACCCTCGCCGCCGTCAAGTCGCGCACGTCGCATCTGAAAAACCTCAAGATCGGCGTCATGGGCTGTATCGTGAACGGTCCCGGCGAGATGGCCGACGCCGATTACGGCTACGTGGGCGCTGCTCCGGGGCGCATCACGCTCTACAAGGGCCGTACGGTCGTCGAGCGCAACATACCGCAGGAGGAGGCGCTCGACCGGCTCGTCGAACTGATCCGGGACAACGGCGACTGGGTGGAGCCATGA
- the bla gene encoding subclass B1 metallo-beta-lactamase, translated as MKPTLRKRLSYLLLALLDFASACDREPVDRNSAGNSIFAAEIQPVIMPKNMSALRPFLFALLLAATAAACTFRRIDIGNDITVQRLAEGIYLYTAVDEIEGYGPVPSNGVLIVREGEAVLLDTPVGDAQTKTLTDWAAETLRACVTTFVPNHWHSDCMGGLGYLKTLGVKSYAHRLTHSIAQREGKPVPDIGFGDSLRLDLHGTEIRCYYFGGGHSEDNIAVWIPSAKLLFAGCMVKEMAAQNAGNLSDAVPAAWPATLDSLLVRFPDARIVVPGHGAPGGPELIRHTKALLSEAASTDNRRKE; from the coding sequence ATGAAACCCACCCTCCGGAAACGTCTTTCCTACCTCCTGCTGGCGCTGCTGGACTTCGCATCCGCCTGCGACAGGGAGCCGGTGGATCGAAACAGCGCCGGAAATAGTATCTTTGCTGCCGAAATACAACCTGTCATCATGCCCAAAAACATGTCCGCACTCCGACCTTTCCTCTTTGCACTGCTGCTCGCGGCGACGGCAGCGGCCTGCACGTTCCGACGCATCGACATCGGAAACGACATAACCGTCCAACGCCTTGCCGAAGGCATCTATCTCTACACGGCCGTCGATGAGATCGAGGGCTACGGTCCCGTGCCGTCGAACGGCGTTCTGATCGTACGCGAGGGCGAAGCCGTCCTGCTCGACACCCCCGTCGGCGATGCGCAGACCAAGACGCTGACCGACTGGGCGGCCGAAACGCTCCGCGCCTGCGTCACGACGTTCGTGCCCAACCACTGGCACAGCGACTGCATGGGCGGGCTGGGCTATCTCAAAACGCTGGGCGTGAAGTCCTATGCCCACCGCCTCACCCACAGCATCGCGCAAAGGGAGGGCAAGCCCGTTCCCGACATCGGTTTCGGCGACTCGCTGCGGCTCGACCTGCACGGCACGGAGATTAGGTGCTATTATTTCGGCGGCGGACACAGCGAGGACAACATCGCCGTATGGATTCCGTCGGCAAAACTGCTTTTCGCGGGCTGCATGGTCAAGGAGATGGCGGCGCAGAACGCGGGCAACCTCTCGGACGCCGTCCCGGCAGCGTGGCCCGCGACGCTGGACAGCCTGCTCGTGCGGTTCCCCGACGCGCGGATCGTCGTGCCGGGGCACGGCGCCCCCGGCGGACCCGAACTGATCCGCCACACCAAAGCGCTGCTCTCCGAAGCAGCTTCAACAGACAATCGGCGGAAAGAATAA